GCTCCAGAACATTCAGGAAATTGGCGATGTCAAAATCCTTTTCCCTGACTTTTTTCTGCTCCAATATTCTTTGATAATCATTTTTGACATATTCATAAAAGCCATTAAAGGAAGAGTGCCCGTCATAGCTTTTAATATTTTCAATGTATCCACTGACAGCATTAGACAGTGCCACTTCCTCAGAACGTGTCGGTGGCTCATTATCTCTTTTCCATAAAGTCAGAATCAGTGTTTTAATGCTTTCTCTTTTCTCAATGTCAAATACACCGTCATCAGTGTAGAAAGGATTAAAAGCAATTGGATGATCTTCTGTATAGGTAAAATAAACTCCGTCTTCGCCTTTGGTTTTGCCTTTGATCAGTTCGCACAATCCCTGGTAAGAGTTTCCGGTATCGACCAGGAGTACATGAGCTCCCTGTTCATAATACTGCCTAACCATGTGATTGGTAAAGAAAGATTTACCGCTTCCCGAAGGTCCGAGGATAAACTTGTTTCGGTTGGTAATAATGCCCTGCTTCATTGGAAGATCAGAAATATCCAGATGAATGGGTTTACCTGTCAGCCGGTCAGCCATCTTGATACCAAAAGGGGATGGTGAGTTCTGATAATTGGTTTCTTCAGTGAAAAAACATAACGCAGGCTCTATAAATGTGTAGAAACTTTCTTCGCTCGGAAAATCTCCGGCATTTCCGGGAATACCTGCCCAGTATAATGTAGCGGTATCTGTGGTGTTATGACGGGGTTTACATTCCATAAGTGCCAAGGCGCTCCCGGTATCATTCTTTAGCTGTTTGAGTTCAGCTGGATTGTCCGACCATGACATCACATTGAAATGGGCACGGATGGATTGAAGTCCATAGGAATGGGCTTCATTCAGATATTTTTCAATCCATTCCTTGTTGATCTGATTGGCTCTGCTATACCTTGCCAGAGAATGCATATTTCTGGCAGATTTTTCAAATAGGCGAAGGTTATCATCACTGTTGTCAATAAACAGGTATTGATTGTAGATATGATTAGAGCTTAACAGCAGTCCTACCGGAGATGCAAATGAAAGCAGACAGTCACTTCGGTCCGTGCTGAGCTTTTCATACCGGCTGTGGGAAGAAACGGTTGCCGGAAGATCATCTGTATCAGACAATGTATGCATACTGATACGGTTGTTTCCGATACGCATTTCTTCTGCGCCAAGATTCAAATCCTGTAATGATGGGTTGGCTTCTCTGGATAAGGTCAGGTACTGTTCCAGCAATCCCGACTGTTTATCAGTTCCGGTTATCTCGTCAGCGGTCATTCTTTTCAGAAAAATATATCCGCTGTCATTCATAATTCTTTCAAACTGATCCACCGCTTCCATAAATCTGGTGATGATATCTTTATCCCTTATTTCTTTAGGAATTAAAACTCCTTTACAGAGGGATGAGAAATTGCTCTGCATTTTCATTCTTTCCTTAGTGGTTTTGGTGATAAAGAGATAGCAGTAATGATTCAGAAAAGGTCTTTCGTTAAAGTGCCTTTCAAATGATTTGGATAGAAAGCTTTGATCATCACCGGAGAGATCCGGTCTGTAGTTTTCCTTAATAAACCAATCCTGCTTATGCACAATACAATAGTCCGGTAGTGTTTTCACTGCCTTGAACCAGGCTGAATGAATGGCTTCATACTCAGTTGAAGCTACAGTAAACAGTTCAGGTAAACTGACTTTAAAGCAAACGGTAACATCTGCATCTTTAGAGATAATACAGTTTTCTTCAACTGCCAGTAGTGGAAACATGCTTTCCAATGTTGCCGCTTTTGATTGATTTCTCATGGTGAAGCTTTTTTGGAGTTCGATTTTAGATATCTATAGATTGACTTACGGCTGATAATATATCGGGGATGCTTCTTTTTAGCTCCCAATTTCATCAGGCCGTGCTCTGCGTATTTTCTGTTGAGAGAGAAGGTTTTCCAGATCAGAATACCGGCACTGACTCCGCCGAGAATAAGACAGAGATAGGTGTTTACACCAGCCATATACATGATCATCACCAGTATCAGTACTGCTAATAATCCGCCTGCAAAAATAAACAGGTACTGTGCTTTCAGTCCTTTAAACTCAACGGTTCTTCCTATTCCTTTATTAATGTGATAGGTGTCCATCATTATTCAATTAAAGGAAGAATGAGCGGAGGATGGTTGCCGCTACTATTAAGAAGATACAGGCTCCGAACCAGCTGGCAGCAGTCTTACTGGTATCAGGATCACCACTGCTGAATTTGTTATATACTTTGACTCCTCCGATCAGGCCTACCACAGCGCCGATAGCATAGATAAGCTTTGTGGCAGGATCAAAATAAGAAGTGACCATCTGTGTGGCCTCAGTAATTCCGGCGGAACCGTTACCTTGGGCATTGATACTCCAGCTAATTGCCAGGAGTAAAGCTGTGAACATGATTTTTTTTCTTTGTCTTTTCATAATAATAGATTTTTTGGTTGATGAAACCCGCACTTTACGGGTGCTGAGACAAAGATGTAGGGTAGCAGGATGCTAAATTGAAATTAGGAATCCGGAGGAATTGTTTGGCATTGATAAGTTATCTTGTCAGATTTCTGTTGGAAGAATTATATCTTTTTACATTCCCATTGAAACCTCAATACGGCTTCAGATATCCTCAATCTGACTACGCGTATAGTTTCTGTATTCTGCAACTTTGCTGTACAAAATTTAAATCAATGAATATGATAACGAATAATGAAAATAAGATAGCACTGGTATCAGGTGCTAACACCGGGGTGGGATTTCAGATTGCTAAAGCGCTGGCAGAAAACGGATACGTGGTCTATGCAGGTTCCCGCGATTTACAAAAAGGTCAGGTGGCCACAGCTGAAATAGGTGGGAAGGCAAAAGCGATTCAGCTGGATATTACCGATAATGAGTCGATCAGAGCCGCTGTAGAAACTATTGAAGGTGAATACGGATACCTTACACTGCTTGTTAATAATGCGGCAATCTCACATGCGGGAAAAGCCAGCCGTACTATGGAAGAAATATTGGGTTCGCAGCGTGCCAGCATTGCAACTATAGATGAACTGAAATCGGTATGGGATACCAATGTGTTTGGAACCCTTGCTCTTACACAGGCTTTCCTGCCATTATTACATAAAGCGCCTGCTTCACGTATTGTGACGGTTTCCAGTGTCTTGGGTTCTCTTACGATCAATGCCAATCCCGAAAACCCATATCGTGTACATTTCGATGCGGTATATGGTGCTTCTAAGACGGCACTCAATGGAATTTTTCTCTCTTTAGCCATAGAACTGGAGAAGACCAATATCAAGGTTCATATGGTGAGTCCGGGATTCACGGCCACGGCACTTAATAATTTTGAGGGGACAGACTCTGTTGAAGAAGGTTCGAAGGAACCGATCAGAGTAGCCTTGACAGAAGATCTTCCTACAGGTAGTTTTACCGGTCCGGCGAATTTCGGCAGAAAAGACAACGTTCTTCCGTGGTAGGATTTTTAACATTAAACCTATGATCCACAGTCATAGGTTTTTTATACATTTATAGTATGAAAAGCAAAGAGGATAAATTGATACGGTTTATATCGATATCGGAAAGCCATAAAGCCTTCGGACTGCCTGCCCCGCAGCATCCTTTGATCAGTCTTATTCATTTCAATAAAGACAATCCTTTCAATGCGGAAATGGCACCTGTGTATAATCTCTTGAGTTTCTATAAGATTACTTTTATCACAAGAAACAAAGGACGACTTAAGTACGGCAGAAGTTTTTACGACTATAATGAGGGCAGCATGCTGTTTCTGGCTCCTAATCAATTGGTAGGGAGCACGGATTATAACAGCGAAACTTACTGCTATTTGCTGTTGATTCATCCTGACTTCCTGCTGGGACATCCTATAGCCGGTAAAATAAAGCAGTACAGCTATTTTTCGTATTCATCTAATGAGGCTCTGCATGTGTCAGACACTGAGAAGGAGATCATTCTTTCTGTTTTCAGGATTATGGAACAGGAGCTCAATAGCCGCGTTGATGAATTCAGTCAGGAGGTAGTGATTGCGCAGATAGAACTGCTCTTGAGTTATGTCAACAGATTTTACAAACGTCAGTTTATTACTAGAAAAGTAGTCAATAGCGATGTTCTTCAAAAAACAGAAACCATCCTGGACCATTACCTTAACGATCAGGAATCAATGCATCAGGGTCTTCCCACCGTGCAGTATCTCTCTGATCAGCTCAGTATCTCACCCGGCTATCTGAGTGATGTTTTACGATCGGTGATTGGGAAAAATACCCAGCAGTACATTCGTGAGAAGGTTACTGAAAAAGCTAAGGAAAGATTGATTTCCACTGATTTGACGGTAGCTGAAATAGCCTATGAATTAGGCTTTGAACATCCACAGTCATTCAGTAAAATGTTTAGGGTTCAGACCGGTCTTTCTCCTGTAGAATTCAGGAATTCATTCAATTAAAGGATCAGGTGAAGTTTTCAATATTGAAATCTTTCATATCGTCTGTCCGCAAAGTGGAAGAACCGGTTTCCTCAGCATGTGTAAAACTGTTATCCAATAGCTCGGCAATGATTTGGGAAGCATTTTCCATAGAATTTTCCAATAGGTTGAATAATTCGGTTCCATATATTTTCTGAACTGCCGCTGCTGCTGTTTCCTTTTCAGATGGATCACCAACTTTTTGCTGTAAGATCATCTGCACAGCGCTTAGTTCTTCAAAGGTAGCTCCCTGGGCAAAACCGTCATTTTCATCAATAATTCTATATTTTTTCCATTCTTCTTCCTCTTCAGTAAAATCAAGGTTGCTATTAAAACCATATTCCGGTTCTTCCTGCGGATTTTGAAGATGTACATTTTCACTGATGTCATATGCTATGTCTAAATTAGAGGGATCAAACCCAGTTTCTTCCTTTTGTCTTTCAGGGGAGGATATTGTCTCCGGGTGGCTTACTGAAGTTTTGGTTTCTCCTATAATGTGATAAGGGCTTTCAATGTTTGTTTGATTTTTTATAATGGGAAAAGGGGATTTTTTAATACCGATTTTTTTATGCAGTAATAACAGGATAATGATCAATAGGTTTATAATAATGAGAATTTCCATGGTTATAAAATGGGTTTAAAATGATTGTTGAAATACTCAGTGATCTCATTTCCGTATTCCAGAAAATGCTGCTCAAGGATATTATCGATATATGAGTATAATGTTGTTCTTTCCTCCCGGCTGAGCTGTACGATTCTCAACAGTCTTTCATGGTATTCGGGTCTTATATAAACAACCTTACCACTACGCCCCGAAGGAAACCGGTTGATGAGAAAGAGGTCCTCATAATGTGCTTTTTTGGATGTACTGCTTCGTGCTTTTTCCCTTGGCTTTTGATGCATAGATTCTTTAGCTTCATTGCTCTTTACCTCTGGAGCATTCTGGTCACCACTGATTATCTGCATCAGGTATTCTTCATCAACATGTGGTTTTTCAAAATCTTTTTTTTCTTTATCCGTTCTCATTGTTCAAGTTTTATAGTGGTGTGATTTGTAGGAATTCCTCGATAAACAGATTCATTCTGGTCGCTTTTAAGAGTGAAAGATCTGCAGGTAATAGAGTAGACCTGAAAATGCTGTTACCCATATCCTCCGACTCCTTGCGAAACCTTTTGCTATCCATGATCCTTGTTTCCATGATATTCAGCTGGAGTGCTGCAATAGTCTTTTCATATATTTCATATAATCCTGTTTTCTCTCTTCCATCAATCTGATTCCAAAATAGCCAGATCGCTTGTTCTTTACTGCCATGCGCTGCATGGGGAAGACCCAGGAATGCTTTGGTAAATCCCAATGTACTTTCTACAACCAGCCGGTCAGCGGTTAATGGAGCAAAAATAAAATCCATTGTTTTTAAGGTGGTCAGAACGCCTTTGGTATTAGCGGTACCCGGCAGATCAAAGAATAGAATATCCGGAATTACGGAAGCCTGGCTGATGTATTGAGAAGCTTCCTCTAATGCATTCTCTGCTTTGCAACGTATAATGTGATAAGCTTTCTTATTGATTAATTGAAACTGTCTCATTGCTGCTTTTTTATGGTATTCATGGAGTATGATTGCCTTTTTTTCCCGCTCCCTCATATTGCTTATGCTGTATTGTGGAAAATCGCAGTCCATGACTAAAACATTAAAACCCAATCGGTAATGCAGTATACTGGCCATTAATGTGGTCATCGTTGATTTTCCTACACCCCCTTTTTGGGTAAAGAAACTTACTTTTAAAGGATTTTTTGTTGCTTTCATTATGTACTTGTTTATTATTGCTTTGTAATTTTATTTTCTTTTGATCAGTATGTATTTACATATTTTTTAATGGATGTATGATTTTGAATATCTGTATATATTTACCTTCTTTTCTGTTTCTATCTGCAATTGTTTTGTTGGCTATATGATAACTCTTAAAGAGTTACAATTGCTTTTACACTTTTACACTTGTAAAACTTTACCTCTTTATTTTTTACCCCTTTTATAATCAGTTTTATATTTTACTGTAAATGAAAAAAAAATCAAAACCGATGCTAATTTCCAGGTGATTAATGGAATGATTTGGCAGTAATTGGCAGTCGGTAGTATTGTATGTATTTGGTTGATTCTATATACATTGTTGTAATGATTTTTAGAGGGGAGTTTGTAGCTCAATACAACATCTTAATTCTGTTGGACGCTTGTTGCGCTAACTTTTTTGATGAGGTAGACAGGGGTGTTCACCGGAACACGGCAAGTTGTGTTTTGAGTGCCTCATAACTGTTTTTTTGTGCCTCAAAACAACTTGCCCTGCCGGGGAGCATGGAAACGCTCTCCAAAGTCGAGGTTATTAACTTTAAATGGATGTCTAATGAACGATCAGAGAAAAAAACAAAGGAATAAGGGCGGAAGAAAGCCAAAGATAGATCCCTGCATCCACCGGTATGTTTTTCGGCTGAATGATAAGGACAATAATAAGTTCCTGTCTCTTTTTGAAGCTTCGGGAATGGATAATAAAGCTCAGTTTATAACGTCTTTGCTGTTTTCAAAAGAGATAAAAACAGTGAAAATAGATAAGGGAACTGTTGATTTTTACATGAGATTAACTTCTTTTTATGCTCAGTTCAGAGCAGTAGGAGTCAATTACAATCAGGTGGTGAAATTATTATATACGCATTTTACTGAAAAAAAAGCAGCGACATTTCTGTATCGGCTGGAAAAAAATACCGCTGAACTGGCGGTTTTATGCAGGGAAATTATTGAATTGGCTGACGAATTTAACAGCCGGAGCTTAAAAAAATAACAGCATAATGGTTGCGAAAATTGGGAGAAGCAGTAATTTGTATGGCGCGTTGGCTTACAATCATAATAAAGTAGAGCAGGAAAAAGGTAAGATTTTGTTCATGAATAAAATGGTTGAAACTCCAAATGGCAGGTATACCATACCACAGCTGGCAGAATCTTTTGACCCTTATTTAGCAGCCAATAGAAATACGGAAAAGTATACTCTGCATCTATCACTTAACCCGGATCCCAAGGACAAGGTCAGTGAGACATATTTTATAAAGATGGCAGAAGAGTACATGAAGGAGATGGGCTATGGAGAGCAACCCTATATTATATTCAAGCATACCGATATTGACCGTACTCATTTGCATATTGTTTCCGTATGCGTTGATGAAAACGGCCGGAAAATCTCAGATAAGTTTGAAAAAAGACGTTCAATGGAAATATGCAGGAAACTGGAAAAGACTTATAATTTACTGCCCGCAGTAGAGCAGAAGAGTTCTGAAAATAGCCTGATTTTTAGTCCTGTTGATTATCATAAGGGAAATGTCAAACGCCAGATAGCTTCCGTGATCAGAAATATACCTGGGGAGTATTCGTTTAAGACCCTTGGAGAGTATAATGCTCTGCTTTCACTTTTTAATATAGCGGTTGAAAAAATTGAAGGTGAGTTGCACGGTGAACCTCAGCGTGGCCTGGTGTATTTTGCATTGGATAAAAATAAAAACAAGATAGGACATCCTTTCAAAGCTTCAAGGATAGGGAAGAATGCGGGACTGGCTGCATTGGAGTTACACTTTTTAAAAAGCAAAGAATTAGTTTTAAACTCTTCCGGCAGGTCTGAGATAAAAACCGGAATTGATAATGTTCTCAAATATAGTAAAGGGGAAAATGATTTTGTTAAAAGGCTAAATTCATGGGATATTAGTACCGTTGTCAGAAGAAATGAATCCGGACGTATTTATGGGATTACATTCATTGATCACCATTCAAAAACTGTATGGAATGGCTCAAATCTGGGAAAGCAGTATTCAGCCAATGCTTTTAATGATCTTTGGAAGGATCAGCAAAACATGGAAAAAGCTTCTGAACTAAAATTTCCCCTGTCTAAATCTTCGCCGTCAGATCAATTACGGTCTGATCAGCTTCACCCTTTATTCGGATTTCTGAAGAATGAGAGTAGTGATAATCCTTCAAATGATGAAACTTCAGTTCTGTTTCCCGGACTTTTACCTTTGGCAGAGGGAGAAGATCATGAAGAGGAAGTTTTTGCCCGGCAGATAAGCAAGCGCAAAAGGAAAAGAAAATGGTAATGGATGCTATCCTTCTTTCTCCAGAATAGCCTGAACTTTGCGCTGTAATTCTTTTTTGTCCGGTAAGTACAGCTGGTATTTGGAAACAAATATTTTATTGGAAATTCCGCCTGTTGCATATTCTACCAGAACCTCATCTTTTTCTGCCGAAAGGATGATCCCTATAGGTTCGTTGTCGTCTGCAACATTTTCTTCGGATTTAAAGTAATTAAGATACAAATTCATTTGTCCGATATCATTATGTTCAACCTGCTTTATTTTTAAATCAATCAGGACAAAACATTTTAAGATACGGTGGTAGAATACAAGATCAATATAAAAATGCCTGTTTCTAAGTGATATCTTATACTGTCTTCCTACAAATGCGAAACCTTTTCCGAGTTCCAGAAGGAACATCTGCAGATTATCAATAATCTTTTGTTCCAACGCTTTTTCCGTAACACGGTGGCTTTGCGGTAATTTGAGAAAATCAAGAACATAAGGATCTTTTATGGCTTCTGTGGAATCCGTGATGATATGACCTTTTTCTGCCAGCTGCAATACGCCTTTTTTGTCCTTGCTCAGAGCCAGTCTTTCAAAAAGGGAAGAACCAATCTGTCTTTCCAGTTCACGATACCCCCAGTTTTCCAGTACGGCCTGTTTTTCATAGAATTTTCTTGCCGTATCATCAGAAATTCCTAATAAAGTAACAAGATGGGTCCAGCTTAATTTGGCAGGCACTGCCTGCCATTTTTGATACGCCAGATAAAACCTGCGCATATCCAAAATGTTACGCCTGCCAAAACCTTTGCCGTAACGCTGCCTCAGGTCCTTGGAAAGTGTGGCCAATAAGTTACTTCCGTATTCGGCCCGTTCTTCACCATGCTGCTCGTACTCCACAATGTGCCTGCCAATTTCCCAGTTTGCTTTCACCAGTTCAGTATTGACCGCTTTCACTGCATTTTGTCTTGCTATCTCAATAGCGGATCCTATGCTGTCGAGTAGATCTGTATATTTTGATGGGATAGGTTTCATAGGCATTTTGTTATAAGGCAAATTTAGAAATTCCTTTATCAATAGCTTAAATGATTCAGCAGAAAATCAGTTTTTTTATGGTGCCAAATACTTCCTTATAACGACAGGAACTGCCAGCATAAAAATTGGCTTTCCATCAACAGCTAAATTCATCATCCTAACTTAAAAAAATTGATATGCAGGGTGAAGATGATCTCAGAGGGTTAGCCAAAATTATGGCATTCATGCGAGCGGTCAGCATTGTAATACTGCTGATGCATTATTACTGGTACTGTTACTCTTTTTTTCTTGAAAAAGGATGGACATTGGAAGTCATCAATACAATACTGTACAATTTCCAGAGAACGGCAGGACTGTTTTCTCACCCTCTGTATACGAAAGTTTTTATCCTTCTCTTACTCTCTTTAAGCTGCCTGGGAACAAAAGGGGTAAAAAATGAAAAACTCACATGGACTCAGATTATTGGGGTTCTGGGAATTGGGTGTATATTGTTTTTCTCTAATACTTTTCTGTTAAGACGGTCTGGAAATATCGGAAACATGCTCTATATGTTTTCAATGTCAGCAGGGTATATCTCTTTGATGATGGCAGGCGTATGGATGAGCCGTTTATTGAAGAATAATCTTATGAATGATGTTTTTAACAATGAGAATGAAAGCTTTATGCAGGAAACCCGGCTGATGGAAAATGAATATTCTGTCAACCTTCCGACTAAATTCTACTATAAAGGAAAATGGAATCAGGGCTGGATTAATATTGTCAATCCCTTTCGGGCAACTATTGTCCTGGGAACGCCAGGATCGGGGAAGTCCTATGCTATTGTCAACAACTATATCAAACAGCAGATAGAAAAGGGTTTTTCTATGTATATCTATGATTTTAAGTTTGATGATCTCTCGACTATTGCCTATAACCATGTACTGAAATATCATGATCGGTATACAGTAAAACCGAAGTTTTATGTGATTAATTTTGATGATCCGAGAAGAAGCCACCGATGTAATCCTTTGAATCCTGATTTTATGACTGATATATCAGATGCCTATGAGGCGGCATACACCATCATGTTAAATCTGAACCGGAGCTGGATCCAAAAGCAGGGAGATTTCTTTGTCGAATCTCCTATTATATTACTAGCAGCTATTATCTGGTTCCTGAAGATCTATGAAAAGGGTAAATACTGTACTTTTCCTCATGCCATTGAATTGCTGAATAAAAAGTATTCCGATGTTTTTACCATTTTGACTTCCTATGCTGATCTGGAAAATTATCTTTCTCCTTTTATGGATGCATGGCAGGGCGGGGCGCAGGATCAACTTCAGGGACAGATTGCCTCTGCAAAGATTCCTTTATCACGGATGATATCTCCCCAGTTATACTGGGTCATGACCGGAGATGACTTTTCTCTGGATATCAACAATCCTAAAGAACCTAAGATTTTATGTGTCGGAAATAACCCTGACCGACAGAATATTTATTCGGCGGCGCTGGGTTTGTATAATTCCAGAATTGTAAAGTTTATCAATAAAAAAGGACAGTTAAAAAGTTCAGTCATAATTGATGAGCTTCCCACCATTTATTTCCGGGGACTTGATAATTTGATTGCAACAGCAAGAAGCAATAAGGTAGCGGTATGCCTGGGGTTTCAGGATTTTTCTCAGCTGACAAGAGATTACGGAGACAAAGAAAGTAAAGTGATTCAGAATACCGTTGGTAATATATTCAGCGGACAGGTGGTAGGAGATACCGCTAAAAGTCTCTCGGAGCGTTTTGGAAAGGTTTTGCAGAAAAGACAGAGCCTGACCATCAACCGAAATGATACATCGAGCTCTATATCTACTCAATTGGACAGTTTAATACCGGCCTCTAAAATTTCAACATTAAGCCAGGGAATGTTTGTGGGAGCTGTATCTGATAATTTTGATGAACGTATCGAGCAGAAAATGTTCCATGCTGAGATCGTCGTTGATCATGAAAAGGTAGCGGCCGAAACTAAATCCTATCAGCCCATCCCTGAGATTTTATCGTTTGTTAATGAGAATGGAGAAGATAGGATGACACCGCTTATTGAAGAAAATTATAAAAAAGTGAAGCTTGATATTGTAACGATTATTGAAAATGAAATGGAGCGCATTAAAGCTGACCCTGAGTTGCAGCATTTAATACCAAAGGAATAAAGTAAAAAAATCCCCGTAAGCCGGGGATAAAACTAATTACCATGAAAACTCAAATTAACATGAGAAATCGGGTGCAAATTTAAAATAAAGAGAGAAGTTTCAGTCTATGTGTGGTATTATAATTAAATGATTTTTATGAGAGTTGTTTTCAGAGGCTAAAAACTAGACGGGTTTCGCTGTTTTTCCTTGCTTGCTTTCAAACTCAAAAGAACTTTCAGCATTGTCCTTTAGGATAATAAAGGCGTTAAAACTTTTTCCTGATCTGCTTTTCATGCCTTTAATCAATGAAGTCCTTCCATTTTTGATAAGTCTTTCAAGGTCGGCAGGTTCGATCCGGACTCCGCAGACATTTCTAAATTGATGCCAGCTGCAATGTATATCGGGACATTGTACAATGCTATCATTAATAATCAATTGCTGAGTTCTGCATTTAGGACACAGAAGGACAGGAAGATAAGGTTTTTCAAGGTGAATCTGCAGCAATTCTTCCGTAACAGACTTTGTATAGCTCTCAATGTTCTTTTGGAATTCAGCTGGACTCAACTCATTATTCTCAATATTCTGTATGGACTGCTCCCATTCTGCAGTCTTAGAAATGTCTGCGATTTTTTTGTCCTTAACTAAATCATAAACCTGTAAGCCTTTATCAGTAGGAATAAGTAATTTTTTTTCTCTTCTGATATAATCTCTATCAATCAAGGTTTCAATAATGGATGCACGTGTTGCAGGAGTGCCGATGCTAATCTTCCTTAAGGCTTTTCGCTGTTCTGTTTCTTCAATGCTTTTGCCTGCAGTTTCCATTGCAGACAGCAGAGTCCCTTCAGTAAAAAGATTTGGAGCCTGGGTTTTCTTTTCCAGAACAGCAACCGTTTTAATCTTTAGCTCCATTCCTTCTTTTACTTCAGGAAATTCATAAATCATCTCATTGTCGGTTGAAATAATACCGTTGATATTGCGCCAGCCTGTTTGCAATATCTTGTCTCCTTTAGCTGTGAAATCATAGTGAAGCACCTGTAAACTGATCTCTGTGATTTCTTTGACACAGGGTTGTGAAACAGCTTCAAATAATCGAAAAGCAATCAGGTTGTATATTGCTTTTTCTTCTGCTGTAAGTGCCGAAGGAATTTTTTCTGTAGTGAGCAGTCCGTGGTGATCGGTAACTTTAGCATCATTCACAATGCTTTTATTGAAGTTTCCCCATGGAATTGTGCCTGCTGTGCTATTATAGGGTTCTTGTTCCTGCAGAATTCTTATGAGATCGGGAATGCGCGGCCATACATCTTGAGGAATGTATGGACTGCCGGTCCGTGGATAAGTAATGAACTTTCTTTCGTAGAGGCTTTGGGCAATATTCAGTGTTTTCTCAGCACTAAAGCTGAATCTTTTGTTGGCTTCCTTTTGAAGGCCGCTCAAATCAAACAGAAGGGGAACCTGTTCTGTTATTATTTTTGTATTAATAGAGGAGACTGTTGCTGTTGCCCGGGTTCTTTCTAGTGATTTGATAAGGTCTTCAGCTTGTTTTCTTTCGCTGAACTTGAACTCACCAAGACTTTTGAACTCAGTAAAATCTTTT
The window above is part of the Chryseobacterium sp. MA9 genome. Proteins encoded here:
- a CDS encoding TraG family conjugative transposon ATPase, with amino-acid sequence MRNQSKAATLESMFPLLAVEENCIISKDADVTVCFKVSLPELFTVASTEYEAIHSAWFKAVKTLPDYCIVHKQDWFIKENYRPDLSGDDQSFLSKSFERHFNERPFLNHYCYLFITKTTKERMKMQSNFSSLCKGVLIPKEIRDKDIITRFMEAVDQFERIMNDSGYIFLKRMTADEITGTDKQSGLLEQYLTLSREANPSLQDLNLGAEEMRIGNNRISMHTLSDTDDLPATVSSHSRYEKLSTDRSDCLLSFASPVGLLLSSNHIYNQYLFIDNSDDNLRLFEKSARNMHSLARYSRANQINKEWIEKYLNEAHSYGLQSIRAHFNVMSWSDNPAELKQLKNDTGSALALMECKPRHNTTDTATLYWAGIPGNAGDFPSEESFYTFIEPALCFFTEETNYQNSPSPFGIKMADRLTGKPIHLDISDLPMKQGIITNRNKFILGPSGSGKSFFTNHMVRQYYEQGAHVLLVDTGNSYQGLCELIKGKTKGEDGVYFTYTEDHPIAFNPFYTDDGVFDIEKRESIKTLILTLWKRDNEPPTRSEEVALSNAVSGYIENIKSYDGHSSFNGFYEYVKNDYQRILEQKKVREKDFDIANFLNVLEPYYKGGEYDYLLNSDKQLDLLSKRFIVFEIDAIKDHKILFPIVTIIIMEVFINKMRRLKGIRKLILIEEAWKAIAKEGMAEYIKYLFKTVRKFFGEAIVVTQEVDDIIQSPIVKESIINNSDCKILLDQRKYMNKFDDIQTMLGLTDKEKSQVLSINMNNDPKRLYKEVWIGLGGTHSAVYATEVSTEEYLAYTTEETEKMEVMDLALELDGNVEHAIKRISLRRIKPHKKEH
- a CDS encoding DUF4133 domain-containing protein, which codes for MDTYHINKGIGRTVEFKGLKAQYLFIFAGGLLAVLILVMIMYMAGVNTYLCLILGGVSAGILIWKTFSLNRKYAEHGLMKLGAKKKHPRYIISRKSIYRYLKSNSKKASP
- a CDS encoding DUF4134 domain-containing protein, which produces MKRQRKKIMFTALLLAISWSINAQGNGSAGITEATQMVTSYFDPATKLIYAIGAVVGLIGGVKVYNKFSSGDPDTSKTAASWFGACIFLIVAATILRSFFL
- a CDS encoding SDR family NAD(P)-dependent oxidoreductase — encoded protein: MNMITNNENKIALVSGANTGVGFQIAKALAENGYVVYAGSRDLQKGQVATAEIGGKAKAIQLDITDNESIRAAVETIEGEYGYLTLLVNNAAISHAGKASRTMEEILGSQRASIATIDELKSVWDTNVFGTLALTQAFLPLLHKAPASRIVTVSSVLGSLTINANPENPYRVHFDAVYGASKTALNGIFLSLAIELEKTNIKVHMVSPGFTATALNNFEGTDSVEEGSKEPIRVALTEDLPTGSFTGPANFGRKDNVLPW
- a CDS encoding AraC family transcriptional regulator, coding for MKSKEDKLIRFISISESHKAFGLPAPQHPLISLIHFNKDNPFNAEMAPVYNLLSFYKITFITRNKGRLKYGRSFYDYNEGSMLFLAPNQLVGSTDYNSETYCYLLLIHPDFLLGHPIAGKIKQYSYFSYSSNEALHVSDTEKEIILSVFRIMEQELNSRVDEFSQEVVIAQIELLLSYVNRFYKRQFITRKVVNSDVLQKTETILDHYLNDQESMHQGLPTVQYLSDQLSISPGYLSDVLRSVIGKNTQQYIREKVTEKAKERLISTDLTVAEIAYELGFEHPQSFSKMFRVQTGLSPVEFRNSFN
- a CDS encoding conjugal transfer protein TraD, encoding MEILIIINLLIIILLLLHKKIGIKKSPFPIIKNQTNIESPYHIIGETKTSVSHPETISSPERQKEETGFDPSNLDIAYDISENVHLQNPQEEPEYGFNSNLDFTEEEEEWKKYRIIDENDGFAQGATFEELSAVQMILQQKVGDPSEKETAAAAVQKIYGTELFNLLENSMENASQIIAELLDNSFTHAEETGSSTLRTDDMKDFNIENFT
- a CDS encoding DUF3408 domain-containing protein, with amino-acid sequence MRTDKEKKDFEKPHVDEEYLMQIISGDQNAPEVKSNEAKESMHQKPREKARSSTSKKAHYEDLFLINRFPSGRSGKVVYIRPEYHERLLRIVQLSREERTTLYSYIDNILEQHFLEYGNEITEYFNNHFKPIL
- a CDS encoding ParA family protein; amino-acid sequence: MKATKNPLKVSFFTQKGGVGKSTMTTLMASILHYRLGFNVLVMDCDFPQYSISNMREREKKAIILHEYHKKAAMRQFQLINKKAYHIIRCKAENALEEASQYISQASVIPDILFFDLPGTANTKGVLTTLKTMDFIFAPLTADRLVVESTLGFTKAFLGLPHAAHGSKEQAIWLFWNQIDGREKTGLYEIYEKTIAALQLNIMETRIMDSKRFRKESEDMGNSIFRSTLLPADLSLLKATRMNLFIEEFLQITPL